gactgatgataaagttagatcacaggatgaatggattcttgactctggttgttcctaccatatgtgtcccaatcgtgaatggttctccacatacgaatcagttcgaggtggagttgtgttgatgggaaataatgcttcttgtaagactattggaatgggaacgatcaatatcaagatgtatgatggcattatcagaaccttgtccaatgtcaggcatgtccctgatttgaagaagaatctcatcagtttaggcactcttgattcaaatgggtgcaagtatacagctgaaggtggagtcatgaaggtcagcaagggagttctcttattgatgaaaggaatcaaggttggcagtttgtatgtgttgcagggtactacagtcactgggtctgttgcagcagcttcatcatctatgtctgaatcagatgtcacaaatttatggcacatgaggttaggccatatgagtgaaagagcgatggcatcattaagtaaaaggggcttgttgtgtggtcagagtacaggagcaatggagttctgtgagcattgtgtgtttgggaagcagaaaagagttagtttcagtactgctattcacaggaccaagggaactttggactacattcattcagacctatgggggccctccaaggttgcttcaaagggggctggtgcaagatacttgcttactttcattgacgatttctctagaaagtttgggtctatttcttgaagcacaaaaatgaagtatttgtcactttcaaacagtggaagaatttgcttgagaagcagaccgggaaacaaattaaaaggttgagaaccgataatggcctagagttttgtgaaggtgactttaatgagttctgcaaaaatgaaggtattgcaagacaccatacagttgttaaaacaccccagcagaatggagtggcggagcgtatgaatagaacattgttagaaaaggcaaggtgtatgttatcaaatgcaggattgggcaaggagttctgggcagaagcagttaacacagcaaccttgttggtgaatcgatctccttgcacaactattgagtgcaagactccagaagaagtttggtcaggtaaacctgcagactactcaaatttaaaagtatttggatgtcctgcttatgcacatgtaaatgaagggaagttggaacctagggctaagaaatgcatttttcttgggtatggatctggagtgaaaggatacaggttgtggtgttctgatccaaagtctccaaaatttcttattagcagagatgttacttttgatgaatctactatgttgcatcctaggaaagaagttcctattcatcgtgatgaaggtcaagaaaaatctagagagaaggtggaatttgaaattggtggttcatcttcaaacaaagcacaatctactttagttcagttgcctacttttactgaaggagatgatgctcaagagaatcaagaagaagagcggtacagcattgccaaggatagaccaaggaggaatattagacaaccacaaaagtatgggcatgctgaatttgttgcttatgcattgtctgttgcagatacaattgaaaatagtgagcctgcaacatattctgaagctgttgtttcaattgattctacaaaatggttgattgccatgaatgaggagattgaatctcttcataaaaatcagacttgggagcttgtgaagccaagaacagggaagaaaattgttggttgcaaatgggtcttcaagaagaaggaatctgcctcaggtgttgaagatgctaggtacaaggcacgtttggttgcaaagggctacagtcaggtacaaggaattgattttaatgatgttttttcacctgttgttaagcatagttctattcgtgtcctacttgctttagttgctatgcatgatttggagttggagcaacttgatgtgaaaacagcattcttgcatggtgaactagaagaacagatttatatgcatcaacctgaagggtttgttattgaagataaagaggaccatgtatgcttgttgaagaagtccctatatggtttaaaacagtctcctagacagtggtataaaaggtttgattcagttatggctaggtttggatactccaggtgtcaatatgactgttgtgtttatttcagaaacctctctgatgggtcattcatatatttgttgctttatgttgatgatatgttgattgcagcaaaagataggaatgaggtcaataagttgaaggaacaattaagttctgaatttgagatgaaagatttgggggcagcaaggaagatccttggtatggagatcaagagggatagaaaagcagggaagctgtggctatctcaacaaaagtacactgagaaggtattgaatcgttttggcatgaaagatgccaaacctgtaactactcctcttgcatctcattttagactttcaactgctctatcacctaagacagatgaagaggtggagtacatgtcacgtgttccatactctagtgcagttggctccgttatgtatgctatggtttgcactcgtcctgacatttcacaagctgtcagtgtggtgagcagatatttgtcatgtccaggtaaagctcattgggaagcagtgaagtggatacttaggtacttgaaagggacctctggtatttgtttggagtttgggaggaatggtgataatttatctggttatgttgattcagattatgcaggtgatcttgacaagaggaggtcactcacaggctatgtatttactcttggaggaagtacggttagttggaaagctactttacaggctacagttgcattatctactactgaagcagagtatatggcagtgactgaggcaattaaagaagctatttggcttagaggtttgttgggagaactcagcatggatcatggggtgactgttgtccattgtgatagccagagtgctattcacttgactaaagattcaatgtatcatgagaggacaaagcacattgatgttcggtatcatttcataaaagagataattgctcaaggtaatattcaagtgttgaagattggtactgaagacaatccagctgatatgttgactaagcctttatgtgttggtaagttcgagcattgcttgaacttacttggtgtttgtcatgtttgagttcagccctttggagggctattggagaagatgaagatattagctatttgtttatctgttggaggagaattcaagccaaggtggagatttgttaagtttgtctcgaattcttgacccgttttgaagattgacccgatccgttttgaagattgacccgatgggtcgaaccgctatctggagtatatatataatgtactgttgcttgttgagagtcattgtagtctagggttttcacgaagctagggtttcagggcgagttcttcctcgccgctgttagggtgtaatctctcttctgcatagtgaatcatcttcttcttcgcccgaggacgtagcacaccaccctggtgtgtgaacctcgttaaatctctgtgtcgtacggatctattgtctccctttattcgtatttcttggtgtttgttctaacactCCTCTACATAGGAAGAGACCATAGACTTTGTCTGAACCATTACCACCTATGGTTGTATTATAGAATTTGGGGTGAGAGGTAACATTAGCATTAGACGATAGATTAGAAAGAAGGAGGTTAAGATTGGCTAGATATCTGGTGCTATTTGTGGTATAAGGAACCCCTGAAGGACCCGTACAGGAGTAGCCCACAGGATCAGCGGTGATACTACTCAACACGAGCAAGAGCATGCAAGAGAAAAGCACAAGTTGTGTATAAGCCATCACTTGCAGAGATTGTCCTGAATATGAAAGAACTGGTTTGGAGTTGCAGAGGTTTTTAAATAAGGGATTTTCTTCATGACCCTATGGATCTGGAAAGAAGATTATTTTGGAGAAAACATTATCAGTTTTGTGTGATCATATACATGCTAATTCAAAAAGTGGTAGGCCCATGGATTCACCATTTCGTGTGATCACATACATGCACcagtttaacaaaaaaaaaaacatacatgCACTAAATTTTGTGCATGGCCCACCATCGACTAGACATGCTAATTCCAAAATAAGGGTCCATGGATACCCAATTTTCTCTGTTTGCAAAGAAAATTGGGACCCTTTTTGATTTGGTCAGAAAGAGATCACAAGGTTGGAAATCTTGTTTCTTTTCGGTGTTCAGTCGTTTTCAACTTTTATGAAAAGTGGAAAATGAATCAATGATTCAAGAGAGGGAGGGGCCATGGATACTCAATTTCCTCGAGGACCATAACTTTTTTCCCAGTCCAAAAGAGAACTATGACGGATACACCTCAACAAACAGGCCACGTCTTTCCTAGAGGACAAGCGAAGAACGACTACGTCAAGTTTCAATCTGTCGTATTATACTCATAATTTTTAGGACTCCATGTTTCGGACCTCCGCTTAATTTCATTCAAGCTTCATTTTGGTCATAGAGAGATCATTCAGGTTTAGATTCATAAGTGGTGACAATTGTCTTATGAAGACATATTTTTACTACGGCTCAGGTGGGTTCCCTTAACCAAGCCATTGCTTATAAGTCGTCAGCTCAATCTTGAATAGGCATGTGGTTAGAGCTTTGGTCTTCTCCCATTGATTGGGGGCTTATGGTTTAATGTTCTATTTCACTCCCGATGGGAATTCTTTTCACCCTTCCCTAATGGGTACTACTTCACTATCAACACCTAGTAGTATTTAGACTTGCAAGGTGGTCCTTGATGATTCACACGGGATTCCACGTGCCCCATGTTACTCTGGTCAGAGCGTAAACTATTGATACTTTCGGCTACTGGACTCACAACGAAAGTAATAATTTAATATTGAAAGTCAATAGTCGAATGTGGAGATTTATAGTTACTtaggtatatttttttttacaactaATTTTGAGATTGAATTTTACTAAGTCCCCAATAAGCGAGTATTATAGTCAAAATTTTGGCAAAGCTATAGGGTGTGGGGACTTATTGTGCTTTCAAAGATGGAATAGGAGAAGATCTTGGTAGTTCTCGCGTGGAGAGGGAGATGAAATGATCTCAGGCTCTCACATGAAAGGAGAAATCGTTAAGGTTCCACGTGAAAGGTGGAAGTAATAATCCTATATCAAAAGTGGATAGTTCGATGTAAAGACTTTTAGCTAGTTAGACACCCTTTCCTTAATAACTAGCCTTTTGAGGATGAACTCTAACCAAGTCCCCAACAAAATAATAAACTCTTGTAGCATTAGTTATCTGTAACATTCATCGGTTGGTTGTGTTCTATCTTTGGTTATtacaaattatatatatatatatatattcctctAAAAGATCGTTTGTATTAAAGaacgaaaagaaaaaatatatagagAAATTGGCAAAATCACAAACTAAAAACACCGAGAGTATCAATATAAGTAATATGCTACACTCGACGTAAGTTGATATACTACCAGTTCACTTCAATGTCTACTTCACGAGGACCATAACGTGGAATCCAATGTATCCAAATGTTGTGGAATCCATAAATTTACCTCTTATGATCTTTATTGAAATCGTACATTACAAAGCCATTACTTAATAAGGAAAAAATATCGTTTCCTCGCAAAGGGGTGGAGAAAATATCACTTTGCCCCCCTAGCTAGATCCATGTACACTTTCATTAATTGGTCCTTGTGTTGGTTCAGTGGCCACATGAACAATTAGATAGCTATCCccaggtcaaaaaaaaaaaaaaaaaaaaaaaaaaacaaaaaaaaaaaaacaaaaaaacaaaaaaacaaaaacaaaaacaaaaacaaacaaaacaaacaaaaaacactAGCACAAAATTTAGCTTCTTGTTCACTGACTAAGTAACTCAAGTCTGGTAAAACAAAGCATCCATGTGATATCAGACAACTTGTAGTAAATGTTCTTCCTTCACCAGCACTATCGACCAGATAAGTCAGTAATTGACATTTtatttatggaatttttttctgaCTTTCTTGTGGATAGACCTAATTTTGTTACCCTTGAATCATCTGTGGAAAATTCCCCTAAATGAATTGAGCTACCCATTACAAAGGCTGCCGATGAAGGCAATGGGAGAGATGCAGAGTAACTATTGAGCATGTTAACAACAGTGGCCATGGATGGTCTGTTAGATGCACTTTCTTGAACACATAATATTCCAATGTGAATGCACCTAATCACTTCAGACCTGTCATAATTTTCTCCCAAAGTTGGATCTATCAATTCTGAAGCTGTACCGTCTGTCCATTTTTTCCATGCCTACAACAATATATCAACAACATAcacattttaattaaaaatctaATTGAATTTTCATATCATTTCAAGAATTATAAGTATTCTTACTTACATAGCTGAGAAGGCCACCTTCCATGCTCCCATCTGATTGATCTAAATTGCTGCTTCTTTGACCGCTCACTATCTCTAGTAGTAAGACTCCAAAACTAAACACGTCTGTCTTAACTGAGACTTGCCCTTGAAGTATGTACTCTGGTGCCATATATCCACTGCATTCCATCTCAGTataattaattagtttcaaGTTAAAGgaatataattaaaataaaaatgccCATTCAAATTTTAGTTCACTCACTTTACTACTAAcaagatagatttttttttttttttaaacaacagGTATAATCAAAAGGGTTTCTAGGGCTTGAACTTACTATGTTCCAACAATCCTATTAGTATTGGCTCGAGATTGGTCAACTACAAAGAGCCTTGCCATGCCAAAATCTGCAATTTTTGGATTCATCTCCTCATCTAACAAAATATTGCCAGCTTTTAGATCTCGATGAATAATCTTTAATCGAGAATCTTCATGAAGATAAAGAAGCCCTCGAGCAATGCCTTCAATGATTTTGAAACGTTCTTCCCAAACCAATTGTGACCGTTGGATTGGATCTATATATACATGATTCCAAAAGATTTATCAAATTAAGATTCAAATTATGAAATATTTGCTACTACGTATACTACAAACAAGGAAGCATGCTTCAAGATTACTAGAAAGGTGGACGATTGAATTTGAAAGGTAAAACTTACATAACAAAAAATTTCGTTTTAGTAAGAAGAAAAGTGCACCTATAAAAAAAACTTGAGGTACTTTTCtcctataaaaaaaatctgaatttcTAGGTGTTCATATTTCACTCATAAATATGAAGGTAATTTTATTTGCCTAGAAACCCAAAAAGATTCAAGTTCAAAGAAAAGAGGAATAAGAgtcaaaccaaaaataaagtgatcAAGACTTTTATTTGGCACAAATTCATAGATGAGcagtttctcttcttcttttatgcAGAAGCCAAGGATCCTAACAAGATTCCTGTGCTGCAACTTGGCTGCTAATTTAACCTCATTCTTAAACTCTATTTCACCCTGTTCAGAAGTTTTTGAGAGCCTCTTCACAGCCACCGTTTGTCCATCCAAAAGAATAccctgaatatatatatatacacaatatAAATTAGAAGATACAAGAAATTGTAATTTCATCAATGCTTATTTTAATTACCTTCAAGTATTTGAAACCTAACACTACATACATAATGAGAAAGATTTGATACCTTGTAAACAGTTCCAAATCCTCCTTGTCCGAGCTTATTTTCATCAGAGAAATTATCTGTGGCAGCTTTTATTGTCTCCAAGTTGAATAGTAAGGAGTCAACCCATGTCATGTCATTATGGTAATCTTCATCTAAACAGAATATATAAGTCTAATAAGTAAATATTTCTTAACCAGCAGCATTTCAATGAATATGGATGGACTCTCAAGTGTTATATATAAATTACATTTACTGTTTCAATACAAAATTTTCATGTTTGTTATGGATTATGGATACCTTATTGAATTTTGGAAGTACTAGATTATGATCCACTTATTGTttcgtaaaataaaaaaaaattaaaaaaatctctaaacataaatcaaaatttatgcctatttacaattctagaaacgactttgataAAACAagtgacttgtttcgtcatttctagaaGTGAatttaagaggaaaaaaaaaaaaaaaaggctgttgtACCAGCTAAATCTGTCAACTATTtcaacctaaaaagaggcaaccaaactctctctcccttttgggcatgatactattgggttttttagtggcattatttttgcaaaaaacgtttcgagaaacaggctTAGCAAACAAGAAAAAATCCGTTTTTCGAATATGTGAAAAGCCGTTTTTGCTATTTCTAAAatcgttatcaaacggtgcccaaATATTACAACAATAATCACAATAATAGATAAATTTCTCGCTTCAAATGCATTAGAGCATTAGATAAATGGGCAAAGCCTGACTCATTAAGCAAATAAAAAGAGCCTTTCTTAGCTATAGTGGGTTTGGACAAGTTGTTGAATAcataatttttaatttggatttttataCTTATATATGTTTCTTGTGGAAAAAGGGCACTGAACTAGAATTTTAAACTAGATTATGTGAGCAGCATATTCACGCAAAATTTGATCGTGATGGAGCTACGATGCTGCAGTTATACATTTGGATTGTGTCAAGGGATAGAGTTTCCCATAAAACAAGAAACTAATAAATAAAAGCAATTAATTAAGCAATAAGGTatatttctaatttctgtatTTTACAAAGACTCCGTCTGGCTATATAAGTGTAGCTTTTTTTTGGCTAAGTGTAACTGGGTAAGGAAGAGAAGCAAAAGAAGTAAAGTGGAATTGgttttaaatagaaaaagaaaacagaattggttttaaatagaaaaagaaaacttctgTAATCATGATTGTTAAaactatttattttctttctataaaTTCAAGGAAGTTGGATTATGTGTGCAATTTTATTATACAAACAGATTTGAAATGTTTTGGAGTTAGATACACTACTGATTACAAAAATTGTCATTTAATTTTgtatattaaaatattttcttttccattaaaTCCAGATCTCCATACCTAAGCTGAGCtaatttaataattttataCAGGATTTCTAGAAGATGGTATTGATTTTGGAAAGGTTTAAACCCCCAGGATGTTCAACCTAAGAACTGTATTTCAATTCCTATAGTAACTAATTCACAAATTCATGATATATAAAATTTCCTAGACATGGTGCTTCAATGAATTTTGAATGAACAAGAAAATTATTAGCCAGACTTTCTTACCAAGTTTGAGCTTCCTCTTTTGAAGACGTCGATAGAAGTTGGAGATGATTACGATTATAATAAATGTCGCAACATTAATAATAACAAGGACAATGATAGTTATTGATTTTCTCCTATTACCTCCATTATTACCtgtataaatcaaaataaaattttatgttagtttaatctttttttcaatgccattatttttttagatcACTAAGGACTGTTTCagtatgatttttatttcaattttatgggatcaaaaattgaaattctgATTTTTGATATAATTGTTTTTACCTTATTTATGACCAGTCGAAATCAATTTCATCAAATAATGAATAGCTGGAGTCCACATCATAATCAACTACAACAAACTTCCTTTTGAGGATGTGGGAATTCTATTAAACATTAACCACTTACCGTTTGCCATCtcgctctctccctctctctctctctctctctctctcttcattttttatctACTCCCCTCTCATTAATTATCCGACTTTCATTAGTATAtgtatcgaaaaaaaaaaaaaactggtatATAATTTGGTATCATCCTCAGTCAAATCACCATATCATCATGACATCATATCACCAAGAGATCACAAAAGTGCATATCATCACATCGATATGATACAAATACCAGTTCCGATAACAGTTGTGAGAGGGTACCTGGTATCAGTACTGATATTGATCTTGGATCGATAGCATCTTCATCCGataccaacattttttttttttaattaaaaaaaaaatgatacaagaAAAAAGGGCTGTGATCTGAAAACAATGACAAGATAGGCAGATCTCCCCTCCTATGGGAGAGTCGTTTGCAAAGAAAAATCACGAAAAAACAAAGCCAATCTGAAAAGATACTAAGCCAAAGGATTAAATACATTTCAGGACTCAACCAATCACTATTGTGACCAAAGGCTTGTGCTATGGAATGctaataaatattaaaatttacccaaaaaaatatataataattgaAAAACCATGTGATGctaaataaatgaagaagaagagaagttgaATTAAAAATAACAAAGGACCGTTGAAAAAAATAGAAGTAGAGGATAAGAAAGTTTGAGCTGAAGACAGAAGAACACAGGCAGTTGAGAGCTGCTTTGGTATCCTGTTGGTATCGGCTGAAATGATATTGATACTTGATAGATTTGAATCAGGCATTAATATTGGATCAGGGATAAAATAGTCaaaaaaattttattcttttatgaaaaataaaagcaaacgTAATCGATGTAAATTGATTCAATCCGATCTAAATataataccaataccaatacgaATACCATAAGGATAACTAAAATCCTTGATCCGGACCTCAATAGGTAAGGACTTGTTTcaatattgaaattgaaaacaattttaatcttttctttggtctacttgaaaaaaaaagtgggagaAGGGGGAGGGTAAACATTTGATTTGACaactttaaataaaataaaaataaaattactctATTTCTCTATCAATACCATCAAAGAAATATAGAGAATTTACATTAAGGAATTGAACTACCAAGTGGAATTTTTATTCTTCAAATATTTCAGATTGATGCAatcaaaacaatttcaatttcttgacaaaaAATTTACTCCTTGACTATTCATGAAAtcaatctgaaattgaaattgaaatcaatacCAAGTCAGCCCTAAATTTTAATTTAGAATGAGAAATTGATTAATTCCAGCACAGACAGATTCAATCTTGTGGGTAAGGCTTTGGCTTAA
This sequence is a window from Macadamia integrifolia cultivar HAES 741 unplaced genomic scaffold, SCU_Mint_v3 scaffold1129, whole genome shotgun sequence. Protein-coding genes within it:
- the LOC122062844 gene encoding putative receptor-like protein kinase At4g00960, whose translation is MAYTQLMLLISCTLFLLMSGSITAQAVAYSCTYLSLDNQTTNSSKYLANLNLLLLSLSSNSNATSGTGFYNTTTGNGSDKVYGQFLCRGDITVKDCQTCVETAGTGIKSVCPNMTAAVAWYDNCMLRYSNESFFSILEQEPFRYAPAPNNLTKLDQYNTTVGNLLHRLVNQSVYVASTTTPKYYASGQVSYYSGFDNLYGLVQCNPDITPTECNSCLIGSVNLDIPRLLYPKQGGRILKPSCNVRYEFNSPFYQPSTTPAIAPSTNTTVTATGNNGGNRRKSITIIVLVIINVATFIIIVIISNFYRRLQKRKLKLDEDYHNDMTWVDSLLFNLETIKAATDNFSDENKLGQGGFGTVYKGILLDGQTVAVKRLSKTSEQGEIEFKNEVKLAAKLQHRNLVRILGFCIKEEEKLLIYEFVPNKSLDHFIFDPIQRSQLVWEERFKIIEGIARGLLYLHEDSRLKIIHRDLKAGNILLDEEMNPKIADFGMARLFVVDQSRANTNRIVGTYGYMAPEYILQGQVSVKTDVFSFGVLLLEIVSGQRSSNLDQSDGSMEGGLLSYAWKKWTDGTASELIDPTLGENYDRSEVIRCIHIGILCVQESASNRPSMATVVNMLNSYSASLPLPSSAAFVMGSSIHLGEFSTDDSRVTKLGLSTRKSEKNSINKMSITDLSGR